One window of the Primulina eburnea isolate SZY01 chromosome 18, ASM2296580v1, whole genome shotgun sequence genome contains the following:
- the LOC140819375 gene encoding uncharacterized membrane protein At1g75140-like, with product MATSRSKGKLVTLLNICLFFWVSFSFPLFSWLVLASELDPSSDSYSVIETESEDLITSRKDFLDRGSDLDAVVLREQQLQLEKLEELVKNLTELVSRLESRLPDASEGVKVSPLSSLPQVETRVVEKPEEDVRLQSKEDVLPDEVAGAGSRDLLGSVTKYSTFWSEKFQFVSAVKLGSSPTCVNVLPYRDFEGMSKYFAVGDDKGKVYVFLRSGDVSVQFDTHSELEESSPVSAMVSYLSVSKNESMIVTGHENGVIVIHRVWEVLNSEELSFLRVERLGRFMMPEGGGLRINILEMHHFGRNRYILSTDSGGKITVFKESGMVAGTATPSRRPVVFMKQRLLFLTETGAGSLDLRTMRVKESECEGMNNSVVKSYVFDATDRSKVYGITSEGELIHTLLLGDTVNFKCRVRSKRKVDLDESVALQAIKGYLLIANREKIFVYNVSSQHYVRAGGLRLLFSTVFDEIITSFLHQQVINTNDDKGMQIPLITSDHEKLVLLGLGNGYLAMYRSNLPVFKNEFNSILWSSPVLVFILFLFGAWQFFANKKEALTSWGPNDPFSSTPVTDGAPLGSATGERSFAESSRNSEIMDVRGGGLRGPSRRYGSPSRYQGGAGGPYRPSTDTDSRPASVEPRYRATSELNFRGSTVEATGAVKRRDGMFINTQVADDSK from the coding sequence ATGGCCACCTCTCGTAGCAAAGGAAAGTTAGTAACTTTACTGaatatttgtttgtttttttgggTTTCTTTTAGTTTTCCACTGTTTTCTTGGTTAGTTCTTGCATCAGAGTTAGACCCATCTTCGGATTCATACTCGGTAATCGAAACGGAGAGTGAGGATTTAATTACATCGAGGAAAGATTTTCTGGATCGTGGAAGCGACCTTGATGCTGTTGTGCTGAGAGAACAGCAGCTTCAATTGGAAAAGCTTGAGGAATTAGTGAAAAACCTGACGGAGCTTGTTTCTAGATTAGAATCTCGGTTGCCTGATGCTTCCGAAGGAGTAAAGGTTTCACCTTTGTCATCATTACCTCAGGTTGAAACAAGGGTTGTTGAAAAACCTGAAGAAGATGTGAGATTGCAGAGTAAAGAAGATGTTTTGCCTGACGAAGTAGCTGGGGCAGGGTCTCGGGATCTGTTGGGCTCAGTGACGAAGTACAGTACATTTTGGTCCGAAAAGTTTCAGTTTGTTTCTGCTGTGAAGTTGGGTTCTAGCCCAACTTGTGTTAATGTGTTGCCTTATAGGGATTTTGAGGGTATGAGTAAGTATTTTGCGGTTGGGGATGATAAGGGTAAGGTTTATGTGTTTTTGCGGAGTGGAGATGTGTCAGTGCAGTTTGACACACACTCGGAGTTGGAGGAATCATCGCCTGTTTCTGCTATGGTGTCTTACTTGTCTGTTAGCAAGAATGAGAGCATGATTGTTACAGGGCATGAGAATGGGGTCATTGTGATTCATCGTGTTTGGGAGGTATTGAATAGTGAGGAATTGAGTTTTCTTCGGGTGGAGAGACTGGGAAGATTCATGATGCCAGAGGGAGGGGGCTTACGGATTAATATATTGGAGATGCATCATTTTGGGAGAAATAGGTACATTTTGTCGACAGATAGTGGTGGGAAAATTACCGTGTTTAAAGAGAGTGGGATGGTTGCTGGGACCGCTACTCCAAGTAGGAGACCAGTTGTATTCATGAAGCAAAGGCTATTGTTTCTTACTGAGACTGGGGCAGGCTCGTTGGATTTGAGGACAATGAGAGTAAAGGAATCCGAGTGTGAAGGGATGAACAATTCTGTTGTGAAGAGTTACGTGTTTGATGCCACGGACAGGTCCAAGGTATATGGGATCACCTCAGAAGGAGAATTGATTCACACATTGTTGTTGGGCGATACCGTGAATTTTAAGTGTCGAGTTAGATCAAAAAGAAAAGTGGATCTTGACGAGTCTGTAGCCTTACAGGCAATCAAAGGTTATTTGTTGATTGCAAATAGGGAGAAGATTTTTGTGTACAATGTATCATCCCAGCATTATGTTCGCGCTGGTGGGCTGAGATTGCTGTTTTCCACTGTATTTGATGAGATTATAACATCTTTTTTACATCAGCAAGTGATCAATACAAATGATGATAAAGGAATGCAAATACCACTAATCACAAGCGACCATGAGAAGCTTGTTTTACTTGGTCTTGGGAATGGATACTTGGCAATGTATCGTTCCAATCTTCCGGTGTTCAAAAACGAGTTTAATAGCATCTTGTGGTCTAGCCCGGTTTTGGTTTTCATTCTTTTCCTGTTTGGGGCATGGCAGTTTTTTGCCAATAAAAAGGAGGCGCTCACTTCCTGGGGACCCAACGATCCATTCAGTTCCACACCCGTCACAGATGGAGCTCCATTGGGATCTGCTACAGGTGAAAGGTCTTTTGCGGAATCCTCTAGAAATTCTGAAATCATGGATGTTAGAGGGGGTGGTTTAAGAGGTCCTTCAAGAAGGTACGGGTCTCCATCGCGGTATCAAGGTGGAGCAGGTGGTCCTTACCGGCCTAGCACTGATACAGATTCTAGGCCTGCATCCGTCGAGCCCCGGTACAGAGCAACTTCTGAGCTGAACTTTAGAGGTTCCACTGTGGAAGCTACGGGTGCCGTAAAGCGAAGGGACGGCATGTTTATAAATACTCAAGTTGCAGATGATAGCAAATGA
- the LOC140819249 gene encoding uncharacterized protein: MAECVCASRLTVCSVLEAREALSLLPLIGHLTLMMLSFADYQEVDLPDAKNQLKIFKIILAQENMESGFPFEQLANATEGYSGSDLKNLCIAIACRPVQELLEEENKVNN; the protein is encoded by the exons ATGGCAGAG TGTGTCTGTGCATCCAGGTTGACAGTTTGCTCAGTGCTAGAGGCCAGAGAAGCCTTATCCTTGTTGCCACTAATAGGCCATCTGACCTTGATGATGCTGTCATTCGCTGATTACCAAGAAG TGGATCTACCAGATGCTAAAAATCaattgaaaatattcaagataatTCTAGCTCAAGAAAATATGGAATCCGGGTTTCCTTTTGAACAACTTGCAAATGCTACAGAAGGTTATTCAGGGAGTGATCTAAAG AATCTTTGTATAGCTATTGCGTGCCGTCCTGTTCAAGAATtacttgaagaagaaaacaaGGTAAATAACTAA
- the LOC140818966 gene encoding uncharacterized protein, with product MFSLEIVIMRLKEQETIKSLAEDEYENYFVSAVVPPGEIGVKFDDVGALEDVKKALNELVILPMQRLVLFSHGNLLRPCKGILLFRPPGTGKTLIAKALATETGANFMSITGSTLTSKVKKIIALDICNIMQITF from the exons ATGTTTAGCCTTGAAATAGTAATTATGAGGTTGAAGGAGCAGGAAACAATAAAG AGTCTTGCTGAGGATGAATACGAGAACTACTTTGTTTCAGCAGTAGTCCCCCCAGGCGAGATTGGTGTGAAGTTTGATGATGTTGGTGCCCTTGAAGATGTAAAGAAGGCATTGAATGAACTCGTGATTCTCCCAATGCAGAGGCTCGTGCTTTTCTCTCACGGAAATTTACTGCGG CCTTGCAAAGGGATATTACTTTTTAGGCCTCCTGGAACTGGGAAAACTCTAATTGCAAAGGCACTGGCAACAGAAACTGGGGCTAATTTCATGAGTATTACTGGTTCAACACTTACATCTAAGGTGAAGAAGATAATAGCTTTGGATATTTGTAACATTATGCAGATTACATTCTGA
- the LOC140820141 gene encoding ASI1-immunoprecipitated protein 1-like yields the protein MDAKESYASFLEKVKRTIYIDNMSPAVTDSVVKAAFNQFGNVLSVHFIPNYLEPKNVPRAALVEMENPKQAEEIIAEMEIYPFMISGMPRPVRACPAKLEMFDDRPKNPERRIQCRWINSKEPNFEVAQKIKKLVKTHAAEASFLLMEQLKEEEKLAAQQNETLKANFRKFELIDGVHEDGTTKQLAHYYNMHISDS from the exons ATGGATGCCAAAGAAAGTTATGCTTCCTTCTTGGAGAAGGTGAAAAGGACTATATACATTGATAACATGTCGCCAGCGGTGACCGACTCCGTCGTGAAAGCTGCTTTTAATCAATTTGGTAATGTGTTGAGTGTTCATTTCATTCCAAACTATCTTGAACCCAAAAATGTTCCACGAGCTGCTTTAGTGGAAATGGAAAATCCAAAGCAGGCTGAAGAAATTATAGCAGAGATGGAAATCTACCCTTTCATGATATCGGGAATGCCAAGGCCAGTTAGAGCATGTCCTGCTAAATTGGAGATGTTTGATGATCGTCCCAAAAACCCAGAAAGGAGGATACAATGTCGTTGGATAAATTCTAAAGAACCTAATTTTGAGGTTGCTCAGAAAATCAAGAAACTTGTAAAGACTCATGCTGCAGAAGCATCATTCTTGCTGATG GAACAACTGAAAGAGGAAGAAAAGCTCGCAGCCCAACAGAACGAAACCTTGAAAGCAAATTTTAGGAAGTTTGAACTGATAGATGGCGTTCATGAAGATGGAACAACTAAACAATTGGCTCATTACTATAACATGCATATTTCAGATTCTTGA